Within Ictidomys tridecemlineatus isolate mIctTri1 unplaced genomic scaffold, mIctTri1.hap1 Scaffold_36, whole genome shotgun sequence, the genomic segment tatttcactttcagaaaatctgataccaatctaattcaaatcactcaaaatagggtttgcacaaatggaggaattcttaaataacattcttccaaacaaaaataaaaatgatgaattatataatttataatgaatttactttgccttagaagattcaacacaaaacaccatataaagttagagtgataactttttacattctgtagttcattatagttgtacacacttaagcaacattcccaagttaaggagaaaagtaagctcaatattgcatgcagtttaaagcaaacaagatcagtgtcatgctctgaatatccttcccagaaatgcacagaataaaacccaattcagttctcaacctctaagtacttactccaactggatgctcagtcaaagaagtaatggtggagactgagggggtctcaggttcttggggaacagtttgctttttaaaaaacaaatgggatagtacaaatagaacacaaagaaggataaagcaaagagaaagtactgtaggaaagctacatgttcctgcatgaccacatgattcacagtaactacaaaacttaccttgccctcattcgtcaccttagctggagaagaacttctggagctgctgttcatgtgagctggaccacatcctgggtctgttagagatcaaagaatggattcagacttaatctaacatgaaaagaataaaaatcctccatccacaattacagattctttgaaattacttggtcctttaccagaggcaacgggtttcccagatgcctcagaagaccagtacgaggtaaaggtccatccattgacccTTGGGAAAGAAAcagagcccttgtatgtatttttcagaagaaataaaccactggtggacaggtcagTGTTCAACAATAACTggaaagcaacattaaaaatgggttgcccaggggttggggtcatagctcagttgtagagtgtttgcctagcatgtgtgaggcactgggtttgattctcagcacacatttaaaaaataaataaagatatcatgtccatctacaattaaaaatgtttttttaaaaaaaatgggtttccCAATacataaatcacaatttatgaagagacttaagtaaaataaagaactgccttgggttgatagaacagcagattaataagtactggtcctaaactttaagctatagacttgaagtatgtgtaggctgttttttctttagtctgtataacctgacttccaatcttaccaagactacagtcctatttagaattggaaataagactcagtatttcatgttggaaatatgtatgctacataaagtttaaggctacttttataatattttggaaaggaacaccatagagatttaatttaaagataaaggtttacacttcacagtgtaaaatttaaaagaaaaaaaacaatatagggacctccaggaaaaaaaaaaaatgttttctattctagaacagattttacagaaaacattcacaAAGATAacgtaagaaattatcttctatgtattgtacaggcccaaattctatgtttttattagaatattcaaaagggaaaaaaaaacaaaaccttgaagcagtttactataaagcaacatgtgaatgctcaccaaatccgtttctgggcatatctttttgattaagagtagcagaaggaggtATTCCAGCTTGCTCTGCCAtcagtggaggggaacattctccaccactCACGGGGGctggaccaaaagagccattatggttcagtggacctaaagacaacaatgccgtgttactactttaaggtagccttctccctgacaccaaccctcacctcctgctttagcaaatcattcagattatttcataaccattacacacagaaataaaaagtaatttacatacattctgcaccaagaaataaaatagctccttttacaaagtgccccctacctctcagaggaggattttgtaaatttGGTCTTCCCGGCATAGGTTTTACAATCATGGGTTCATCTTGCTGCATTGccatcttttgggtcatttccaatagtcttgaatattgagaaagaatgggctgaattatgaaacagcaatctattccttcatagataatatctagcataaccttaaaacactataaaacatatagtaagataccaaaatcacatacttctgtctcaaattagcagcttcccttttctcttcagctatagctctttctgcagaacgagctttgagctattaaagagaaaatattcaaattcagttgctgtaggctatgcacaaaatgaagaaaagggggaaaaaaatcttacccaattatcatgagctttcttctcctgcacagcaatctgaaaaagacaacacattaaaaaatatgtttttagggactcattataatagcctataattgtctgtattagatacaaagaattctgcaactacaggacagtattaattactacctggtttttaaatgAGCGCTCGGTTTTCTGTAGttcttcttccagttcttcaATTCTCCacctaagaattacaacaattgaataacatttgaaacattctgaccattttccctttattccatcagctatacttttaaagactttatcatacataagaaaaacatttctatagttatatgaatccagtgtgatcaaaactaatactacagaccaggtgcaatgccacatgccagtaatcccaatgattgggaagctgaggcaggaggatcacaagttcgaggtcagtctcagcaattaagtgggaacctatgcaactgagaccctgtctcaagggaaaaaaaaggtctaaggatgtagcttagtagtaaagcaccaaaaataaataaataaataaaataaaaacctaatactaataacttctttatcatttaattgctaaagattctgaatgataaattataatttctgtaacggttcatcagtgtgttctcaagtaattctgctagaaatatcttcctccttaaaacattttttatttttttcaaattatatccatagaagatttccaaggtctatcaaatgccacacttttgtgggtcttgatacatcacacagcaaactgatttcttaaagaattactacaacaatCAAAACCCCCAGAATtgtttgcattgaccaagttccctatggtctttCCCATTGGGtgtaagtaaattttttgttaacatttttcatttgtaaagttgaaatttattttttctcctgtgtgaattgaatgtattcatatcctctcattatttatacttccatgctattttcttctatctacataatgtaaaaaaagattaaaaaagaaagctaacactagatcattagacattgacaccctcctttagaaactgaactcacttgtaatttttaacttcctgtacagcggaaaccaccgtttcatctgcagctgacagccgctgctctttttctagtctctcatattcttcatggcttagtttcctaaaataaagccagttatcaaatcaaaagtttctctttgtaaatatcacttcccacaattctataaaatgcttaggcacataaaatagaaattcaaacctgcaatttcgtaaatcaaactctggcaaatcacttacattttctaacttctcctcttaattctctacctaccagtaaataaaataaatgtgaaaacaacatgtgccccaagggcaagtatcctgtgtgtaagataataaaaactcactttactttacttcaatgtggaagatcaggactgatcaacctaacataattaaacatattaggataaagcaggggataattcttttcttgtttctgccatgggtaggacactaagtatatctttctcatggaggaactcttttctcaatccaagactggtaccataataaagatatagtcagtcaaagaaaaaatcttctagaatatgtctttttagctatgcaattaacgacagaacatttttcacactttagatatctatttcaaaagaattgcaattaagcaaaaagacaaatctgagttttgataatgtctgaaaaaaagccaaactgacccacgatcagagtattatctactgacaagttttaactctgatcatgaaactcaagatgttcatctactgagacaaaggtagccacatttaatgattcaaaaaatactattttctgctatccttgtattactttagccatagttctaattcaaaagataattaaattgaaacttaattttccataaatcagaagaactatagtaaaaaaggattattgataccaaatagaaaaaggggattatatattcttatatagcttctcatttaattcttcagcaagtattttatgagtggctataatatactagttaccttgtaagatgctaaagaataaaagagctcactgtttcaggtataaatgacacctaaaggaatataataattttccccactggcttaagaaggaatatggagaaaactgaatcttgaaggacagagagaattttgtttccaattatcaaagagttagtctgagagtactaagaacaatcaaaacatctttataagaatataaaattgtgtttgaaaggatccaagctaaaaaggcagtgaagatatatgtatgtggccaagatccattagaaaaaggaatctcagaattacaagtaaggctggcactttaaggtacttttctcctaggtttacccacatattgaagataacacagagatataatgagtctgaactaagccttcatcaaattcctgggcttaggggaaaaaacaagtgtttggggctacaaataaagggacccttaataaaagccctagcctttgagtttagattagaaagtactgcacacttaagtgatgaacaggcaaaaaatccaaaaggaataatactgaaacattgaaaagaaaagtcatttttgaattatcttaattgctgactaagtttAAAGTGACagacaatcttactcaagtaacctcaacacttttctataagaagataacttcatcttagtcctcaaatttcatctataattatcacaacaatgttagccaatcaaaactgatcaggcactccataagacaaaattctgtgagaaaaaaatcccacagaaaaggaaaccacctaatggggttatccgcacatgttttaaaatcactgtgctttatatactcaaaaaagtaaagtcaagattatgaatttcaggtttgggaatatagtttagttgttagagtgctgccttgcatgcacaaggctctgagttcaaaccccagcaccacaaaagaggaaaaaaaaaagattatgaattttgtcaaaggattagaaactataaaaccaagaaatagttgaGTGTGGTGACCTACCTACAATCGaagatactcaggaggcagaggcagaatgatgagattaaagatagcttggaaagcagtaagacactagtcccttatgagaaagagcaaggagtctggggaggtagctcaatagtagagcacatggctcaaggtcctgggtttgagctgtagtaatgaaataggactggggttgtggctcagtggtgaagcacgtgccccacatgtgtggggcactgggatcagtcctcaacaccacataaaataaataaaatattgtgtcgggctggggatgtggctcaagcaatagtgcgctcgcctggcatgtatgcagcccgggttcaatcctcaggaccacatacaaacaaagatgttgtgtccgctaaaaactaaaaaataaatattaaaattctctctttctctctctcttaaaaaaattctataaaaaataaaataaaatattatgtccatctacaactaaaataatattttaaaccctgaactttttaaaatcctaaactcaatgaatgattttagcagcagatttgggaagtaaaataaatcctagcacttttaagacaggtcagaagaaaatatccagaagaagtaaatccagaatgtaggaggcaggggaaatcaaattctaatatgcattattataatcgagagaatgaggtaaaatcaacatttaaaaaaagactcaagaaatatttaatggtcccaaacaacataactgcaagaggaaaaagtgggtggggtggggaaaactacacctaggcacatcccaataaaactgttaaaaaaccagagaaatgactacaggaactaggggagggataagaccaaacaacaatgataatggactccttaaagaaaaaatttagaacagatggtaattaattggatatttttaaattgctaaaactaagtaacagtcaaaattcagtagccaaaagagagatcctttaaaaatggaaactggttttaactctaatcatgaagttcatgtcaacctaatacagattataaaggtagcaatatttagtggataaaatactattctgtttatccttgtactactttgatacactaatcaaatctatcattaaaggacaatgttcaaatagaatgaaaataatttcaaatatgaaaccaacagtgtagaatgcagaactacagaaactttaaatatgtgtataaattgaatgaatgtcttaTGGAGTTCACGgtatatgaagtactaacatacaatgccacaacagttatctgattcgggagctacttaaagcccataaaaaaaaataataaacctattaatctatgtcaggtttttattaaatccagaatatataccatggcctttaaattatgagaagatgaataaaattataattataattatataattacaattatataattataattccattataatttatgattacatcaagcttatacaggggatgaggaaaataattaaaaatatttaaactattaaaaagatacaaggaagaaaaaaagaacaggtcatcaaatagaaagcaaattcttcataaaccacaggcacatattgacatggacagacatattttaaaaagtccacTCAAGCAGCTATACtaattactaagaatttgaaataaattatataaaaatataaataatggagaatgaagacagatgacctaggttagaaacagaaaagatgacacaggcatgaactaacatagtacctggggatgagtaaaaagagtacaaaccacagatgatgactgaatgaattttggaggagttgagcAAAATAGTGCtataatttaactgcattacaaagaaaattaattgccatttaggtcattcatattactagtagggacagagaaaacaagtgttctcttaaataaaaagtgataaaatgagaaatgtttctttgaaacaggccaggcatttagaactggcctgaacaaaaatttgagattctaaaaaggtcgcttggagatcacagaattttagaaaagttaatggaaaggtttcaatatttaatgcattaattaggcaacagaagtcaaaatacctaaaaatagttaggtctataagaaggtctgtctttgctttaacaagatatatatatatgccgaagagtaaaatcaggtgcaaacaaacaaaatctgacacaaaaaacctagttttagagaattcaagtatttttgtggattaaaaacttcaaatgaactttcaaaaaataactagctccacactgagaagattaatatataaatatatactacaaacaagtacttctgtaatcataactcctaaggtccttgccacagttcaatttttagtgtgaacatctgagatattcaagtccaaaacttgtaccatcaataagtaaatattattcctttttgaagtttttattctactaaaacatgtcattccaaatcactcagtatttttaaaggtccagagttagagataaaagttcaaaacattagaattacataactgatcacaatgaaaggtaattaaaataaatagtgggatcatagaaagggcctagatcttttgagaggtatttccacatcagtgactgttaataccagtttaccacttcctgccttcatatgaatttgacaattgattacgatgtcctcacagccttagtttatggttccaactacctcaggactcttaagactgatgatggaaagaaaaatgcaacttataggaaacaaaacacaaaggaaaaaagacaaatctctacttattacaactagaaaaaattgtaaataatcttaagaaaagataaaattatctgttagttcacacagtgataacaataacaaacaatgaaaatcttacttttggagtgccatctcattttgctggtagagttcatttaaaatctccactttctgcctaagagttttgcattcctcttccagttcagctttagaagaccgtagtgaattgcaatcactttctaatttctttatttggtctgtaaaggataaaacagcttatctctatatgtgtacaaggacttaagaacttgtttgagggagtagtgccaagaaaagtaagaagcatgaaagcaagaagccattctttatctttccaataaaattttaagtcttttcaacatggcaatttcttctcaagaagaacccaccttctagattacataTTGTGGACATCAAGGCGCTttgcttaagttgtaaaagttttagatcctcttcaactactgatattgtagtttgtgtctaaaaattgcagaaaagagaggtattcttaaaagtgaggcacaggaagaattcacaggcactatgggactcttacaaagaactatacccgagagacatccatcatctgcttaatttgatctttgatcttctcgttccgatcacctaaaaaacaaaagacttttagcttttcctttccttacttttaactctatattctcctaacttccccaaactaaaaaatgattgtgttcaaacaccggaagaaaaaaaaaatcaattaaataattaaactgattagactaatgacttttaagagaattgcaagcttagatttaaaaaaaaaaaagaaagaggtgaatttcagactggggttgtggctcagtggtagagtgctcacctagcatgtgtgaggcactgagtttgatcctcagcataaaaataaataaaagtactgtgtctgttttttaaaaaaaaaggtgaatttctagtttgcacaactaaaatgttatctatgttattcttttaagataaaagcttttcttctctctcagatctatcttcacctgggcaagtaagtgtcttgtttagaaagattcaatcctctattttctccctgaatctactaccaggtgtggtttgaaatacttgctatgtaagcaatatccaagttgggagaaaacatctggaaatattttccaaatcagtaaacactgttacactccctctctagctttctgatagtctctagcctctgttctcacagccttagtttatggttccaactacctccggactcttaagactgactgtggacttaaaaccacagagccatagagatgatgagtatcaaaatcaagtatcatctgcataagttaagaaataaatttctcttactgtacaatgttcaatacttagaggtataggatgtgactattgtagctgcagtgtacttactagttttcaatgggatagaaaaagtcaagtgttcttcacatgcctattgctacattataccccagcaacccacctctgacaatgcaacagacatatctatagatccagtgatatgtgtctacaaccctgaagcttaagaagaaattcagccagctgaaaagtggcatctgtatacttaattaaagacaggaaagcaaaaaagaattcaacctccctgagactgatcttacctgctaactctccattggttaattcatctgactcatctcgactttgatcctcagattcagattcacattgtaACCGATTCAACTGTGTGATGTAATTAGTTagagcctagaaaagaagcaaaaggttggaagactctcaattttaattcaaagatttcaggagaattcatgagatgaaacatgtatttggagtataaacttacattaatagtatcatctttaAGACTAAGCgttacttgtaaatctttctgtgacttctcaaatgatttcatttgttcactgagctcagcgtgtgatgtactccagtctttcacttcctgctgcaactgaaaagtcaaaacacatgaattcctatgggttagggaggggtttctgcactggatacatcaggactacaagacttagacaaagaaatacagaGCCATACTCCTCGGTGGCCTCCCTCAATCGAGGaggttgagaccttggttaaggaagagggcagagtggcctcaactctcacagctgcagtaagaacatcagagctatcaggaagttgaccctgtttattgcattccccagaaaattgctgccaattcaaataatttacctccagcaggaatggctgggcacatatgactgtctcctaaatttagattccttatcatgtaatcttcccttggccggtgaatcagtaactactcaaaagaggatcataaaatacttaattttctggtttaaaaagtttctttgaggctatgcaagttaataactgattgacatttgataagaaaagcaataatccaaaaatccaaaacagatggagaccatatatatgcactcaatttggggagcattgtttaaactttgcatatctagaaaaggtcctacatgaatattccttacctcagaaacagatccaaaaaagatacaagataatgatattcacttctctagtttacattatgtatgacatcaaattttatttacctgctctttcttcttcttaagcatggtattttctttctgaagctgacagcattccaacttcaccttctcttcacgaagcTTAGCTTCATTAAGGACAATGTGAAGCTAATGcaaaacactacagttagtgaattaattccaaagaaaaaacaaagttatactttcccaaaccacacatcatacagttctcattttttgcacattttagcaaacctcaaatttttggtctgcaacaaaactaagatatagtattaatatccgttagcaagagttggcagctttacctctgaaagttcagaagtattcactgaaatgacatctttaagcttctctatagttttcttattttccattatctgccaggtgaaaacagaacacaaaatatgcattaggatttcagtagaaatactgatatatatgtgtgtgtgtgtgtacacacacatatatatactaaaaagataaacacaacaaaatttttgtcaagccatcccattacatttcaggtaaatgcaggggatccagctttggactaagcaaaaaatcaagaactgaaagagatgagggaaaatgaagtcataaatatttcatggcatccacaaccttactgtttatgagataaccagaaaaaaaaggtcaaagtatagaaaatcataatgcaataagtaaataaaatgttttaaagcacagaaaattaactaattaattactgtttcaagtaaaccagttcaaattagtaatttttttctagtgatagagaaaaaaatttcccaagatcatttttaaaattttcttatctgaagtaaaaaatgataaaatttaaggaagaatagactaatctcacatacagaagaaatccaaaaaatttataaatatacccgctccttaaggaagtggatacaactctgcaatctttgtttgcaatgcctgggattgaatcctgggcctcatgtatgctaggcaagtgctctcccatgagctgcatcctgagcttgtaactcttcatactttaactgtgggctgtgcatggtaacttccaaagaatacaatatgaaaaggattggaaagaatttttacagtggagaaatctgataaatactacctcagctaggtgatcaagcttacttgggggtaggatattttagaacacactctctactatcttttgcaacttttatgtaattatagaaacttatagaaattgaaaatgaaacatgaattgaaaatgaaataaattttttttaagtacagaaaattgattaattcattactctttcaagtaaaaagtaaagaaatactgTTCAACTGgacaatagttttttagttgttctgcatgtttccaagggcagagcaaagcaatatgaaaattatccaaggttgagaataaaaatatttcctaggcccataaaaataatttgttgtatcagtacttaaaagttccacaaaatgggcagaagtgggttcaacttccttggctcctaatcttactttagttaacagctaGACTAAGTTtaacttaaccaattttacaaaatattccaaaagccaaattgcagtaacacttagcagcaaaactcttaccaagtcctgattcttagctttctgttctttctcagattctaacataacatgaagacttttagctctctcatccagaagttcattagctttttcaagaagcttcattttatcctggaaaaaataggtgtcaagattactcactcattacatttacttttgagtttagaatgtaattccccccaaaaaagggattTTTACCTTGTATTTAGTTgtttcatcagaaagaatcattttttgtttcatggtttcttgaacctgtttctttgattccttcacctatgcaaataaagcattcagaattaagatacacaaattatagtgctactatacaagttacttccagacaagtgaccctttccagaagaaagcagtacttaatacatgactgcttagaatttggatgatttgtaggaaataatgaaaaaaattttaaaatacaatttttaaattaaaacaggtagaaatgattcaagctagaaccaagggagaaagaaacaaaaaaataattataccttctgttcataatttgacaatttctgcattagttcttcattttcttttatgaaattgttcacctttttggaaatttgctgttcattgactaaaagggggaaatatccaagattattacaatcactaaatgaaattcaattattcaatctactaaaagcaaagacatgttatatggtactatgaggaaatacttcttagcatagctattatgcttttaaaaagcaatctatgcttattagcaataagagtataaaaattattaaaatttaagaaaaatataagaacaatgatattttgctgggcgcaatggtacacacctgtaatcccagtggctcaggaggctgagctagaaggatcccaagttcaaagccagcctcagcaagagcgagacactaagcaactaagtg encodes:
- the LOC144373332 gene encoding transport and Golgi organization protein 1 homolog isoform X1 is translated as MEALLPLSCPYTMDSVPATVPSVTAFPGDPELLGPLSVLYAALIAKLLELFTTLPDDTQPGPDFYGLPWKPVVFTVFFGIVSFVIFFWRTVLFVKDRVYQVNEQQISKKVNNFIKENEELMQKLSNYEQKVKESKKQVQETMKQKMILSDETTKYKDKMKLLEKANELLDERAKSLHVMLESEKEQKAKNQDLIMENKKTIEKLKDVISVNTSELSELHIVLNEAKLREEKVKLECCQLQKENTMLKKKKEQLQQEVKDWSTSHAELSEQMKSFEKSQKDLQVTLSLKDDTINALTNYITQLNRLQCESESEDQSRDESDELTNGELAGDRNEKIKDQIKQMMDVSRTQTTISVVEEDLKLLQLKQSALMSTICNLEDQIKKLESDCNSLRSSKAELEEECKTLRQKVEILNELYQQNEMALQKKLSHEEYERLEKEQRLSAADETVVSAVQEVKNYKWRIEELEEELQKTERSFKNQIAVQEKKAHDNWLKARSAERAIAEEKREAANLRQKLLEMTQKMAMQQDEPMIVKPMPGRPNLQNPPLRGPLNHNGSFGPAPVSGGECSPPLMAEQAGIPPSATLNQKDMPRNGFDPGCGPAHMNSSSRSSSPAKVTNEGKVHMAMKGPPPFSGVPFMGPPMGPPMGWPPPPPIRYGLPLQLGGPFGPQPIPPPFGPGIHPPIGFREYAPGVSPGKRDLPFDPRDFFPEPAPAPFRPLGSFGPREYFISGAPLPPPTHGPQDYGPPPAAKVLMPSGFKDEAPPTPDSQV
- the LOC144373332 gene encoding transport and Golgi organization protein 1 homolog isoform X5, with protein sequence MEALLPLSCPYTMDSVPATVPSVTAFPGDPELLGPLSVLYAALIAKLLELFTTLPDDTQPGPDFYGLPWKPVVFTVFFGIVSFVIFFWRTVLFVKDRVYQVNEQQISKKVNNFIKENEELMQKLSNYEQKVKESKKQVQETMKQKMILSDETTKYKDKMKLLEKANELLDERAKSLHVMLESEKEQKAKNQDLIMENKKTIEKLKDVISVNTSELSELHIVLNEAKLREEKVKLECCQLQKENTMLKKKKEQLQQEVKDWSTSHAELSEQMKSFEKSQKDLQVTLSLKDDTINALTNYITQLNRLQCESESEDQSRDESDELTNGELAGDRNEKIKDQIKQMMDVSRTQTTISVVEEDLKLLQLKQSALMSTICNLEDQIKKLESDCNSLRSSKAELEEECKTLRQKVEILNELYQQNEMALQKKLSHEEYERLEKEQRLSAADETVVSAVQEVKNYKWRIEELEEELQKTERSFKNQIAVQEKKAHDNWLKARSAERAIAEEKREAANLRQKLLEMTQKMAMQQDEPMIVKPMPGRPNLQNPPLRGPLNHNGSFGPAPVSGGECSPPLMAEQAGIPPSATLNQKDMPRNGFDPGCGPAHMNSSSRSSSPAKVTNEGKVLVFIHQ